One genomic window of Micromonospora sp. WMMD1128 includes the following:
- a CDS encoding LuxR family transcriptional regulator → MQITGLPGRDTECAAVRRLADGLPDAGGALLVWGEPGAGRSVLVGYAHRYATRCHRLAGAGLADEAALPYAGLQRLLDPLLDRADALPEPQRGVLRRTLAGAGCPADHRLALSMAVRGLLAAAARERPLLCTVDDVDRGDPPTAEVLGFVARRLRHLPVAMLLTAGTDAVAAGVPRHRLRPLDDRAGAALLTERLPGLAPRVARELTAVAGGNPQALVDLAEVLTPGQCRGEEPLPDGPPLDGALGRGYRGRLAGLPADTRRVLLLAALDSDGDPATLVRAARAGGTAIEALAPAEAAGLVRAGPERVALAQPLARAVVAADAPLAERRAAHLLLAGVLDGPGQHLRRTLHRAAAAEGPDPVLAAELEAVAGGAGGDDGVAALHRAAELSDEPRQATARLVAAAGRAWAAGQPRRAGRLLAEAAAVGPVDPVAAGRAELLRGELELRCGSPSTASTTLLAAARAVSGVDRVAALGALVRAGEAVCHTGDQFRYAEVARRVAALRRPEDPPDAELLTALAAGVAATLRGDHERGGPALRRAVVLGNRLTGPALTPAALTGAAVAGLLVAVDSAAHRLAERAVELARARGEVSALPRALELRAIAEYWLGRHEAAADTSREGLRVARDTGQVNSAGVHLGMLAVLAAVRADRETSLCRIREIGEASAPYSRPRALAQWALAVLDLVDGRHEASAARLAALARPGTGRGQVLIQVMATPYLVEAAAGAGRRPAATAALAVFDRWASSTASPSRRALSARCHALLAARGSVDAERGFRTALRLHPAEAGAFERARTELLLGRELRRSRRPRDAREHLHAARETFGLLGLTVWAEQATTELRAAGESVGTPELPAARLLTGQQLRIAQLVAEGATNREIATRMFLSTRTVDHHLRNIFHRLGIRSRTELARALH, encoded by the coding sequence GTGCAAATAACTGGGCTGCCGGGTCGGGACACCGAGTGCGCGGCCGTCCGGCGGCTGGCCGACGGCCTGCCGGACGCCGGGGGAGCGCTGCTGGTGTGGGGCGAACCGGGCGCCGGCCGTAGCGTCCTGGTCGGCTACGCCCACCGGTACGCCACCCGCTGTCACCGGCTGGCCGGCGCCGGCCTGGCGGACGAGGCCGCGCTGCCGTACGCGGGGCTGCAACGCCTGCTCGACCCGCTGCTCGACCGGGCCGACGCCCTGCCCGAGCCGCAGCGCGGGGTGCTGCGGCGGACGCTGGCCGGCGCGGGCTGCCCGGCCGACCACCGGCTCGCCCTGTCGATGGCCGTGCGGGGACTGCTCGCCGCCGCCGCCCGGGAGCGCCCGCTGCTCTGCACGGTCGACGACGTCGATCGCGGCGACCCGCCGACCGCGGAGGTGCTCGGCTTCGTGGCCCGCCGGCTGCGTCACCTGCCGGTTGCCATGCTGCTCACCGCCGGCACCGACGCGGTCGCCGCCGGCGTGCCCCGGCACCGGCTGCGACCCCTCGACGACCGGGCCGGCGCTGCGCTGCTCACTGAACGGCTGCCCGGGCTGGCCCCCCGGGTGGCCCGGGAACTGACCGCGGTCGCCGGCGGCAACCCGCAGGCCCTGGTCGACCTCGCCGAGGTGCTCACCCCGGGCCAGTGCCGCGGTGAGGAGCCGCTGCCCGACGGGCCGCCCCTCGACGGCGCGCTGGGTCGCGGGTACCGGGGCCGGCTGGCCGGGCTGCCCGCCGACACCCGGCGCGTGCTGCTGCTCGCCGCGCTCGACTCCGACGGCGATCCGGCCACCCTGGTCCGGGCCGCCCGCGCCGGCGGCACGGCGATCGAGGCGCTCGCCCCGGCCGAGGCAGCCGGGCTGGTCCGGGCCGGCCCGGAGCGGGTGGCCCTGGCGCAACCGCTGGCCCGGGCCGTCGTCGCGGCGGACGCGCCGCTGGCCGAGCGGCGCGCCGCCCACCTGCTGCTCGCCGGCGTGCTCGACGGCCCCGGACAGCACCTGCGCCGGACGCTGCACCGCGCCGCCGCGGCGGAGGGCCCGGACCCGGTGCTGGCGGCGGAACTGGAGGCCGTGGCCGGTGGGGCCGGCGGGGACGACGGGGTGGCCGCCCTGCACCGGGCCGCCGAACTCAGCGACGAGCCGCGGCAGGCCACCGCCCGGCTGGTCGCCGCCGCCGGTCGCGCCTGGGCGGCGGGGCAGCCCCGACGTGCCGGGCGGCTGCTGGCCGAGGCCGCCGCGGTCGGACCGGTCGACCCGGTCGCGGCCGGCCGGGCCGAGCTGCTCCGCGGCGAGCTGGAACTGCGCTGCGGCTCGCCGTCGACGGCCTCGACCACCCTGCTCGCCGCCGCCCGGGCGGTGTCCGGGGTCGACCGCGTCGCCGCCCTCGGCGCGCTTGTCCGGGCCGGTGAGGCGGTCTGCCACACCGGCGACCAGTTCCGCTACGCCGAGGTGGCGCGCCGAGTGGCGGCCCTGCGTCGGCCCGAGGACCCGCCCGACGCGGAGTTGCTGACCGCGCTGGCCGCCGGGGTGGCGGCGACGCTGCGCGGTGACCACGAGCGGGGCGGCCCGGCCCTGCGCCGGGCGGTCGTGCTCGGCAACCGGCTGACCGGGCCGGCGCTCACCCCCGCCGCGCTGACCGGCGCGGCGGTCGCGGGCCTGCTGGTCGCGGTCGACAGCGCCGCCCACCGGCTCGCCGAGCGGGCCGTCGAGCTGGCGCGTGCCCGCGGCGAGGTGTCCGCGCTGCCCCGGGCGCTGGAGCTGCGCGCGATCGCGGAGTACTGGCTGGGCCGGCACGAGGCGGCGGCGGACACCTCCCGGGAGGGGTTGCGGGTCGCCCGGGACACCGGCCAGGTCAACTCCGCCGGGGTGCACCTGGGCATGCTGGCGGTGCTGGCGGCGGTCCGGGCCGACCGGGAAACCAGCCTGTGCCGGATCCGCGAGATCGGCGAGGCGTCCGCCCCGTACAGCCGTCCGCGCGCGCTCGCCCAGTGGGCGCTCGCGGTGCTCGACCTGGTCGACGGGCGGCACGAGGCGTCCGCCGCCCGACTGGCCGCGCTGGCCCGCCCCGGCACCGGCCGAGGGCAGGTGCTGATCCAGGTGATGGCCACCCCGTACCTGGTCGAGGCCGCCGCCGGCGCGGGCCGGCGACCGGCCGCCACCGCCGCGCTCGCCGTCTTCGACAGGTGGGCCAGCAGCACCGCCAGCCCGTCCCGGCGGGCGCTCTCCGCGCGCTGCCACGCGCTGCTGGCCGCGCGCGGCAGCGTCGACGCCGAACGCGGCTTCCGCACCGCGCTGCGGCTGCACCCGGCGGAAGCGGGGGCGTTCGAACGGGCCCGCACCGAGCTGCTCCTCGGCCGGGAACTGCGCCGCAGCCGCCGCCCCCGGGACGCCCGGGAGCACCTGCACGCGGCCCGGGAGACCTTCGGCCTGCTCGGGCTGACCGTCTGGGCCGAGCAGGCCACCACCGAGCTGCGGGCGGCCGGCGAGTCGGTCGGCACGCCGGAGCTGCCGGCCGCCCGGCTGCTCACCGGGCAGCAGCTACGGATCGCGCAGTTGGTCGCCGAGGGAGCCACCAACCGCGAGATCGCCACCCGGATGTTCCTCTCCACCCGGACCGTCGACCACCACCTGCGCAACATCTTCCACCGGCTCGGCATCCGGTCCCGTACCGAACTCGCCCGCGCGCTGCACTGA
- a CDS encoding TetR/AcrR family transcriptional regulator, with protein sequence MGGVQAPGRVDGRTARAARTRAAIVEAHLALISEGDLRPTGERIAERAGISLRTLWTNFKDMETLFEASGAEVLRQQDAAHRPISPTLPLAKRVDAYCRQRARLLQLIAPSARAAQMREPVSDQLHRNRLVHISRVIEEVEQLFAAELARAGSGREQVLHAVVAASMWPAWSMLRDGLGLGVDQARAVMARTVAALLADAPG encoded by the coding sequence ATGGGTGGGGTGCAGGCACCCGGCCGGGTGGACGGGCGGACGGCCCGGGCCGCGCGGACCCGGGCGGCGATCGTCGAGGCCCACCTCGCGCTCATCTCCGAGGGGGACCTGCGGCCGACCGGCGAGCGCATCGCGGAGCGGGCCGGCATCTCGCTGCGCACGCTCTGGACGAACTTCAAGGACATGGAGACGCTCTTCGAGGCCAGTGGGGCGGAGGTGCTCCGCCAGCAGGACGCCGCGCACCGGCCGATCTCGCCGACGCTGCCGTTGGCCAAGCGGGTCGACGCGTACTGCCGGCAGCGGGCGCGGCTGCTGCAGCTCATCGCGCCCTCCGCGCGGGCGGCGCAGATGCGGGAGCCGGTCTCCGACCAACTGCACCGTAACCGGCTGGTGCACATCTCGCGGGTCATCGAGGAGGTCGAGCAGCTCTTCGCGGCCGAGCTGGCACGGGCCGGGTCCGGTCGGGAGCAGGTGCTGCACGCGGTGGTCGCGGCGAGCATGTGGCCGGCCTGGTCGATGCTGCGCGACGGGCTGGGGCTGGGCGTGGACCAGGCGCGGGCGGTGATGGCCCGGACGGTCGCCGCCCTGCTGGCCGACGCTCCCGGCTGA
- a CDS encoding SDR family oxidoreductase translates to MNADSGRLDGRVALVTGASRGIGLAVARRLVAEGATVGLTARRPEALAEAVAELGGPTRAVAVPGRADDAAHRRAAVRRVADAFGPVDILVNNVGINPVHGSLLDLDLAAARKLLDVNLLGTLGWVQEVCAAGMAVRGGCIVNVTSIAGRAPSPGIAFYGVSKAAVDHLTACLAVELAPGIRVNAVAPGVVKTRFAAALHEGREEEAARAYPLGRLGVPEDVAGAVAFLAGPDAAWITGRVLVLDGGVTLAGRATG, encoded by the coding sequence GTGAATGCAGATTCAGGACGGCTCGACGGCCGGGTCGCCCTCGTGACCGGCGCCAGCCGCGGGATCGGCCTGGCGGTGGCCCGCCGACTGGTCGCCGAGGGGGCGACGGTCGGGCTGACCGCCCGTCGCCCGGAAGCGCTCGCCGAGGCGGTGGCCGAGCTGGGTGGTCCCACCCGCGCCGTGGCGGTGCCCGGCCGGGCCGACGACGCCGCGCACCGTCGGGCGGCGGTGCGCCGGGTCGCCGACGCTTTCGGCCCGGTGGACATCCTGGTCAACAACGTCGGCATCAACCCGGTCCACGGGTCGCTGCTCGACCTGGACCTGGCCGCCGCCCGCAAGCTCCTCGACGTCAACCTGCTCGGCACCCTCGGCTGGGTGCAGGAGGTCTGTGCGGCGGGCATGGCCGTGCGGGGCGGCTGCATCGTCAACGTCACCTCGATCGCCGGCCGGGCCCCGTCCCCGGGGATCGCGTTCTACGGGGTGAGCAAGGCCGCCGTCGACCACCTCACCGCCTGCCTGGCCGTGGAGTTGGCGCCCGGCATCCGGGTGAACGCGGTCGCCCCGGGGGTGGTGAAGACCCGCTTCGCCGCCGCGCTGCACGAGGGCCGGGAGGAGGAGGCCGCCCGGGCGTACCCGCTGGGGCGCCTCGGCGTACCCGAGGACGTCGCTGGCGCGGTCGCCTTCCTCGCCGGCCCCGACGCGGCCTGGATCACCGGGCGGGTCCTCGTCCTCGACGGTGGGGTCACCCTGGCCGGCCGGGCCACCGGATGA
- a CDS encoding acetyl-CoA C-acetyltransferase: MPEAVIVAAARSPIGRANKGSLRDLRADDLAATIVRTALDQVPQLDPRELDDLMLGCGQPAGEQGHNLARVVAVLLGLDHLPGTTVNRYCSSSLQTTRMALHAIRAGEGHAFVSAGVECVSRYDRGRSDGHPGSANPRFADAVARTADRATGGAARWHDPRDDGRLPDVYVAMGHTAENVAQLRGISRDSQDEFAVRSQHLAEKAIANGFWAGEITPVTVPGGGVVTADDGPRPGVTLAAVSALAPVFRPDGTVTAGNCCPLNDGAAALVVMSDVRARELGVTPLARIVATGLSALSPEVMGLGPVEASRQALRRAGMSVADVDLVEINEAFAAQVVPSAHELGIDWDRLNVNGGAIAIGHPFGMTGARITTTLLNSLRWHDRQVGLATMCVGGGQGMAMIVERLS; encoded by the coding sequence ATGCCGGAAGCCGTCATCGTCGCCGCCGCGCGATCCCCGATCGGCCGCGCCAACAAGGGTTCCCTGCGCGATCTACGCGCGGACGACCTGGCCGCCACCATCGTCCGGACCGCCCTCGACCAGGTGCCGCAGCTCGACCCCCGGGAACTCGACGACCTGATGCTCGGCTGCGGCCAGCCCGCCGGCGAGCAGGGCCACAACCTCGCCCGGGTGGTGGCGGTCCTGCTCGGACTGGACCACCTGCCCGGCACCACCGTGAACCGGTACTGCTCGTCGTCCCTGCAGACCACCCGGATGGCGCTGCACGCCATCCGGGCCGGCGAGGGCCATGCCTTCGTCTCCGCCGGGGTCGAGTGCGTCTCCCGGTACGACCGGGGCCGCAGCGACGGGCACCCGGGCAGCGCCAACCCGCGGTTCGCCGACGCGGTGGCCCGGACCGCCGACCGGGCCACCGGTGGGGCGGCCCGCTGGCACGACCCCCGCGACGACGGCCGACTGCCGGACGTCTACGTCGCCATGGGACACACCGCGGAGAACGTGGCCCAGCTCCGCGGGATCTCCCGCGACAGCCAGGACGAGTTCGCCGTACGGTCGCAGCACCTCGCCGAGAAGGCCATCGCCAACGGCTTCTGGGCCGGGGAGATCACCCCGGTCACCGTGCCCGGCGGCGGCGTGGTCACCGCCGACGACGGGCCACGTCCCGGGGTGACCCTGGCGGCGGTGAGCGCGCTGGCACCGGTGTTCCGGCCGGACGGCACGGTGACCGCGGGAAACTGCTGCCCGCTCAACGACGGGGCCGCCGCGCTGGTGGTGATGTCCGACGTCCGGGCCCGGGAACTCGGGGTCACCCCGCTGGCCCGGATCGTGGCCACCGGGCTGAGCGCGCTCTCCCCCGAGGTGATGGGGCTCGGCCCGGTCGAGGCGTCCCGGCAGGCGCTGCGCCGCGCCGGGATGTCCGTCGCCGACGTCGACCTGGTCGAGATCAACGAGGCGTTCGCCGCGCAGGTGGTGCCCAGCGCGCACGAGCTGGGCATCGACTGGGACCGGCTCAACGTCAACGGCGGCGCGATCGCGATCGGCCACCCGTTCGGGATGACCGGCGCCCGGATCACCACCACGTTGCTCAACTCGCTGCGCTGGCACGACCGGCAGGTCGGGCTGGCGACCATGTGCGTCGGCGGCGGCCAGGGGATGGCGATGATCGTCGAGCGGCTGAGCTGA
- a CDS encoding ABC transporter substrate-binding protein, with protein MHRTTRRGLAVVSTIALLVAAAGCGGDEGPDGAGRGAVPGVTDTEIVVGTHMPLTGPASAGYSKIAPATKAYFDYVNANGGVHGRKITYKIMDDGYNPANTQQVVRQLVLQDKVFAVLNGLGTPTHTGVLDFLKSNRVPDLFIASGSRSWDQPDKYPGSFGFNPDYTVEGKILANHVKTALPGQKVCFLGQDDDFGRDSLAGVEQVLGAGAVAVKQTYVTSNTNVAPQIGAFKAANCQVVVLATVPGFTALSIGTAARLGFKPQWLVSNVGADHPTLAKQLGAAAGLLEGMVGANYLPMQNDAANPWIQLFTKVNKEHNGDAPFDGNTVYGMSVGYLFVQALQAAGQDLTRESLLKAVAKGGFQGPGLAPLRYSDSDHSGYGGERLTRVGGGVQAYFGPTYETDERDGPVREYTAQPVTPPADGIPTAS; from the coding sequence ATGCACCGTACGACACGACGTGGTCTCGCGGTCGTCAGCACCATCGCCCTGCTCGTCGCCGCCGCGGGGTGCGGTGGCGACGAGGGCCCGGACGGTGCCGGGCGCGGGGCGGTGCCCGGCGTCACCGACACCGAGATCGTGGTCGGCACCCACATGCCGCTGACCGGACCGGCCTCGGCCGGTTACTCGAAGATCGCCCCAGCCACCAAGGCGTACTTCGACTACGTCAACGCCAACGGCGGGGTGCACGGCCGGAAGATCACCTACAAGATCATGGACGACGGCTACAACCCGGCGAACACCCAGCAGGTGGTCCGCCAACTGGTGTTGCAGGACAAGGTCTTCGCCGTGCTCAACGGGCTCGGCACGCCGACCCACACCGGCGTGCTCGACTTTCTCAAGAGCAACCGGGTCCCGGACCTCTTCATTGCCTCCGGCAGCCGCAGCTGGGACCAGCCGGACAAGTATCCGGGCTCGTTCGGCTTCAACCCCGACTACACCGTGGAGGGCAAGATCCTGGCCAACCACGTGAAGACCGCGCTGCCCGGCCAGAAGGTCTGCTTCCTCGGCCAGGACGACGACTTCGGCCGGGACAGCCTGGCCGGGGTGGAACAGGTGCTCGGCGCGGGCGCGGTGGCGGTCAAGCAGACGTACGTCACCAGCAACACGAACGTGGCGCCGCAGATCGGCGCGTTCAAGGCGGCCAACTGCCAGGTGGTCGTCCTGGCCACCGTGCCCGGCTTCACCGCGCTGTCGATCGGCACCGCCGCCCGGCTCGGCTTCAAGCCGCAGTGGCTGGTCTCCAACGTGGGCGCCGACCACCCCACGCTTGCCAAACAGCTCGGCGCGGCGGCCGGCCTGCTGGAGGGCATGGTCGGCGCCAACTACCTGCCGATGCAGAACGACGCGGCCAACCCGTGGATCCAGCTCTTCACCAAGGTGAACAAGGAGCACAACGGGGACGCGCCGTTCGACGGCAACACCGTCTACGGGATGTCGGTCGGCTACCTCTTCGTGCAGGCGCTCCAGGCCGCCGGCCAGGACCTCACCCGGGAGTCCCTGCTCAAGGCGGTGGCCAAGGGCGGCTTCCAGGGCCCCGGGCTGGCGCCGTTGCGCTACTCCGACAGCGACCACTCCGGCTACGGCGGGGAGCGGCTGACCCGGGTCGGCGGGGGCGTGCAGGCCTACTTCGGGCCGACGTACGAGACGGACGAGCGCGACGGGCCGGTGCGTGAGTACACCGCCCAGCCGGTGACCCCGCCGGCCGACGGGATCCCGACCGCGTCCTGA
- a CDS encoding branched-chain amino acid ABC transporter permease codes for MSATRAAVPPQRAATGPRVDGRRGSTLLRHLAVAAVAALLVLAASYGLAPFRNFQLATVAAYLCATAGLTVLTGLNGQLSLGHGALMAVGAYSVALCQGAFADHGMTGGWLLPLSLVAAVLVTVGVGAVVGAAAARLRGPYLAGVTLAVAVVVPALTVTFDDVFNGDQGLSVPVEPPPLALGAYFPYERWQLWIATAATLVALVLLANLVRSRYGRTFRAVRDDEVAARLAGIHVARTQVLAFVVSAAGAGLGGALLAVLAQSVSPGAFSLTLSLFLLMAVVIGGLGRLAGALWGAVLLVALPDLTHSVTDLFTVSPAVAQRLEGNLPLAIFGITLVVVMIAAPGGIQGLLSRLGRELLARWPGRRS; via the coding sequence GTGAGCGCCACCCGGGCGGCGGTGCCGCCGCAGCGGGCGGCCACCGGCCCGCGCGTCGACGGCCGCCGCGGGTCGACTCTGCTGCGGCACCTGGCGGTGGCGGCCGTCGCGGCGCTGCTGGTGCTGGCGGCGAGCTACGGCCTGGCGCCGTTCCGCAACTTCCAGCTCGCCACGGTGGCCGCCTACCTCTGCGCGACCGCCGGACTGACCGTCCTGACCGGACTCAACGGTCAGCTCTCGCTCGGGCACGGCGCGCTGATGGCGGTCGGCGCCTACTCGGTGGCGCTCTGCCAGGGCGCGTTCGCCGACCACGGGATGACCGGCGGCTGGCTGCTCCCGCTGTCGCTGGTCGCGGCGGTCCTGGTCACGGTGGGCGTCGGTGCCGTGGTCGGGGCAGCCGCCGCCCGCCTGCGCGGTCCGTACCTCGCCGGCGTGACGCTGGCCGTCGCGGTCGTGGTGCCCGCCCTCACGGTCACCTTCGACGACGTCTTCAACGGCGACCAGGGGCTCTCCGTGCCGGTCGAGCCACCGCCGCTGGCGCTCGGCGCCTACTTCCCGTACGAGCGGTGGCAGCTCTGGATCGCCACGGCGGCCACCCTGGTCGCCCTGGTGCTGCTGGCCAACCTGGTCCGCAGCCGGTACGGCCGCACCTTCCGGGCGGTCCGGGACGACGAGGTGGCGGCCCGCCTCGCCGGCATCCACGTGGCCCGTACCCAGGTGCTCGCCTTCGTGGTCAGCGCGGCCGGCGCCGGGCTCGGCGGCGCGCTGCTCGCGGTGCTCGCGCAGAGCGTCTCGCCCGGGGCGTTCTCGCTGACCCTGTCGCTCTTCCTGCTCATGGCCGTGGTGATCGGCGGTCTCGGCCGCCTCGCCGGGGCGCTCTGGGGAGCGGTCCTGCTGGTCGCCCTGCCCGACCTGACGCACTCCGTGACCGACCTGTTCACCGTCTCACCCGCGGTGGCGCAGCGGCTGGAGGGCAACCTGCCGTTGGCGATCTTCGGGATCACCCTGGTCGTCGTCATGATCGCCGCGCCCGGCGGCATACAGGGACTGCTGTCCCGGCTCGGCCGGGAGCTACTGGCCCGGTGGCCGGGGCGGCGGTCCTAG
- a CDS encoding branched-chain amino acid ABC transporter permease produces MERFVFLTFDGLSRGAVYAAFALALVLIWRAARIVNFAQGAMAVAAAYVAYSVSASTGSYWLGFLAALAAGLLFGAVVDRAVMRFVDHASPLNPVIVALGLVLLIQAVLGMIYGNEFRPAGTPFSRAALTVGGFAVGSPYDLFVFATVGVVMVALAWIFARTPVGLRMRAAAFAPEVSRLLGVNVGGMLALGWALASGVGALAAMLVIPTELGLHPNAMDLVFVSAFTAAVVGGLDSPPGAVVGGLVVGLLLSYVSGYAGSDVTPLAVLVLLLAVLLVRPGGLFAPVAARRV; encoded by the coding sequence GTGGAGCGCTTCGTCTTCCTCACCTTCGACGGCCTCTCCCGGGGTGCCGTCTACGCGGCGTTCGCGCTGGCACTGGTGCTCATCTGGCGGGCCGCGCGGATCGTCAACTTCGCCCAGGGCGCGATGGCCGTCGCGGCGGCGTACGTCGCCTACAGTGTGTCCGCGTCGACCGGCTCCTACTGGCTGGGCTTCCTGGCCGCGCTCGCCGCCGGTCTGCTGTTCGGCGCGGTCGTGGACCGGGCGGTGATGCGCTTCGTCGACCACGCCTCACCGCTCAACCCGGTGATCGTCGCGCTCGGGCTGGTCCTGCTGATCCAGGCCGTCCTCGGCATGATCTACGGCAACGAGTTCCGTCCCGCCGGGACGCCGTTCAGCCGCGCCGCGCTCACCGTCGGCGGGTTCGCCGTCGGCTCACCGTACGACCTGTTCGTCTTCGCCACGGTGGGGGTGGTCATGGTCGCGCTCGCCTGGATCTTCGCGCGTACCCCGGTCGGCCTGCGGATGCGCGCGGCGGCCTTCGCTCCGGAGGTCTCCCGCCTGCTCGGGGTCAACGTGGGCGGCATGCTCGCCCTCGGCTGGGCGCTCGCCTCGGGGGTGGGTGCCCTGGCCGCCATGCTGGTGATCCCCACCGAACTGGGCCTGCACCCGAACGCCATGGACCTGGTCTTCGTCTCGGCGTTCACCGCGGCGGTGGTCGGCGGACTGGACAGCCCGCCGGGGGCGGTGGTCGGTGGACTGGTGGTGGGCCTGCTGCTCTCCTACGTCAGCGGGTACGCCGGCAGCGACGTCACCCCGCTCGCGGTGCTGGTCCTGCTGCTGGCCGTGCTGCTGGTCCGGCCCGGTGGGCTGTTCGCTCCGGTCGCCGCGAGGCGGGTGTGA
- a CDS encoding ABC transporter ATP-binding protein: MNGRISRLDAPAPHGGGASGGDLLTVRGLVAGYGAAPVLHEVDLAVPAGTIAAVVGANGAGKTTLLRALSGMLRPLAGQVVLAGEDLRGTSVEQLVRRGMAHVPEGRGVIGELTVDENLRLGGLWRRDKADSARARDEVYQLFEPLARRRGHLGHQLSGGERQMLALGRALVGRPRLLLLDEPSLGLAPRVVAQIMALLRQLRDGTGLTVLLVEQNVRSALSVADQGIVMSLGRVVRAAPAQRLRDDVDLRHAYLGF, from the coding sequence ATGAACGGGCGAATCAGCCGGCTCGACGCGCCGGCCCCGCACGGCGGTGGCGCGAGCGGCGGCGACCTGCTCACCGTGCGGGGGCTGGTGGCCGGCTACGGCGCCGCGCCGGTGCTGCACGAGGTCGACCTCGCCGTCCCCGCCGGCACCATCGCGGCGGTGGTCGGGGCGAACGGCGCCGGCAAGACCACCCTGCTGCGCGCCCTGTCCGGCATGCTGCGCCCGCTGGCCGGCCAGGTCGTGCTCGCCGGGGAGGACCTGCGTGGCACTTCGGTGGAGCAACTGGTGCGCCGGGGGATGGCGCACGTCCCCGAGGGGCGCGGGGTGATCGGCGAGCTCACCGTGGACGAGAACCTGCGGCTGGGCGGGCTGTGGCGCCGCGACAAGGCCGACTCCGCCCGCGCCCGGGACGAGGTGTACCAGCTCTTCGAGCCGCTGGCCCGGCGCCGTGGCCACCTCGGCCACCAGCTCTCCGGCGGCGAACGGCAGATGCTCGCACTCGGCCGGGCCCTGGTCGGCCGGCCGCGCCTGCTGCTGCTCGACGAGCCGTCGCTCGGCCTGGCGCCGCGGGTGGTCGCCCAGATCATGGCCCTGCTGCGCCAACTGCGCGACGGCACCGGGCTGACCGTGCTGCTGGTCGAGCAGAACGTCCGCAGCGCGCTCTCCGTCGCCGACCAGGGGATCGTGATGTCCCTCGGCCGGGTGGTCCGCGCCGCCCCGGCGCAGCGGCTGCGCGACGACGTCGACCTGCGGCACGCGTATCTCGGATTCTGA
- a CDS encoding ABC transporter ATP-binding protein, giving the protein MEQGLALHRIGVRFGGLTALDDVSLRVPAGRVVGVIGPNGAGKTTLFNVICGFVAPDAGTLTLDGRPLRPRPHRLTRLGIARTLQGTGLFAGLTVLENVMAGATHTARAGFLPALLGLPASDRDEHRLRRDALDVLDRLGIAGYAAAAPGTLPFAVRQRAALARALVARPRLLLLDEPAGGLGAEDIAELAALIRELPGRDPDPCAVLLVEHHMDLVMSVCDDIVVLDFGRVIAAGTPDEVRDDPAVADAYLGAAVDEAAA; this is encoded by the coding sequence ATGGAGCAAGGGCTCGCGCTGCACCGCATCGGGGTGCGCTTCGGTGGTCTCACCGCCCTCGACGACGTCTCGCTGCGGGTGCCCGCCGGCCGGGTGGTCGGCGTGATCGGCCCCAACGGGGCGGGGAAGACCACGCTGTTCAACGTCATCTGCGGCTTCGTCGCCCCGGACGCGGGCACCCTCACCCTCGACGGCCGCCCACTGCGGCCCCGGCCGCACCGGCTGACCCGGCTGGGCATCGCCCGGACGTTGCAGGGCACCGGGCTCTTCGCCGGGCTCACCGTGCTGGAGAACGTGATGGCCGGCGCCACCCACACCGCCCGTGCCGGTTTCCTGCCGGCGCTGCTCGGCCTGCCCGCCAGCGACCGCGACGAGCACCGGCTGCGCCGGGACGCCCTCGACGTGCTCGACCGGCTGGGCATCGCCGGGTACGCCGCCGCCGCGCCGGGCACGCTGCCCTTCGCCGTACGGCAGCGGGCCGCCCTGGCCCGCGCCCTGGTGGCCCGGCCCCGCCTGCTCCTGCTCGACGAGCCCGCCGGCGGCCTCGGCGCCGAGGACATCGCCGAGCTCGCGGCGCTGATCCGCGAGCTGCCCGGTCGTGACCCGGACCCCTGCGCGGTGCTGCTCGTCGAGCATCACATGGATCTGGTGATGTCCGTCTGCGACGACATCGTGGTGCTCGACTTCGGGCGGGTGATCGCCGCCGGCACGCCGGACGAGGTGCGCGACGACCCGGCGGTCGCCGACGCCTACCTGGGCGCGGCCGTGGACGAGGCCGCCGCATGA